Below is a window of Deltaproteobacteria bacterium DNA.
GCTCCCTCGGCGAATATTCGCCGAGGGAGCCGGGAAGAACACGTTCAGCAGCAGCAACGCCCCGCAGCGATGGCCTCAAGCTGCTCTTCTCCGATCTCGGTGACCGGAAGGGACAAATGGAGAGTCTGCGCGTTGCTCTCGTGGACCACCACATCGATGTCTTCCGGAAGATCGACGCCCAACTCTTGGGAGATGGCTTGCTTTGGGTTCGTGACCAAAAGGCTTCGGAAGTCGTCGTCGACCACCGCTCTGTCGGTAATCTGGCGACGCATGTCCTCGGCCGACTGTAGCGGAGTTTCCGCAAATGACTGCCAATCCATC
It encodes the following:
- a CDS encoding NHLP leader peptide family RiPP precursor, which codes for MDWQSFAETPLQSAEDMRRQITDRAVVDDDFRSLLVTNPKQAISQELGVDLPEDIDVVVHESNAQTLHLSLPVTEIGEEQLEAIAAGRCCC